In one Siniperca chuatsi isolate FFG_IHB_CAS linkage group LG14, ASM2008510v1, whole genome shotgun sequence genomic region, the following are encoded:
- the aifm1 gene encoding apoptosis-inducing factor 1, mitochondrial isoform X2, which translates to MLKCRNVWKKLAPLARASSTVCRQNVRRAGLTNGRIPARVPVAHMSTGPTGGGGENQLYVLLVGAACLGGGIYAYQTIRGDQRRYQDRIDEIASRPYKAATEKTATPIQSEPPAVEAAETEAVPEPEPQAAPSPQEPRPPAPEAEVAAPSETTEPPPDEPVVEAAPEEAAEPPAAPVVEEEPSPPSEPSPAELTEPAPAPVVESETTAAAAESPAAEPPEPQPEVVAVSGVDSTPASLTVPSHTPYLLIGGGTASFAAARSIRARDPGAKVLIVTDEPDLPYMRPPLSKELWFSDDPRVTETLRFKQWNGKERSIYFQPASFYINPEELDSAENGGVAVLTGKKVVHMDVRGNKVKLDDDTEISYDKCLIATGGVPRNLQVIERAGEEVMKKTTLFRKIEDFKSLDKVTRNIKSITIIGGGFLGSELACALGRRSNESDLEVIQMYPEKGNMGKVLPEYLSNWTTEKVKREGVKVISEALVKSVTCKDDKLEIQLKDGRLVKTDHIVAAVGLEPSVDLAKSAGLEVDSDFGGYRVNAELQARSNIWVAGDAACFYDIRLGRRRVEHHDHAVVSGRLAGENMTGANKPYWHQSMFWSDLGPDVGYEAIGIVDSSLPTVGVFAKATAKDTPKAATEKSGTGIRSESETEDTATSPVASSTPAPAVEQHKDDYGKGVIFYLRDKVVVGIILWNVFNRMPIARKIIKDGEEHADLNEVAKLFNIHEE; encoded by the exons ATGCTGAAATGTAGAAACGTATGGAAAAAGCTTGCTCCTCTTGCTAGAGCCTCATCGACTGTGTGCCGGCAGAATGTGAGAAGAGCGG GGTTAACCAATGGCAGAATACCAGCACGTGTACCCGTGGCTCACATGTCCACCGGGCCTACAGGGGGAGGTGGAGAAAATCAGCTGTACGTCCTTTTGGTTGGAGCAGCCTGCCTTGGTGGTGGAATATAT gctTACCAAACTATCAGGGGAGACCAACGAAGATATCAGGACCGTATTGATGAAATTGCATCCAGACCATATAAAGCCGCTACAGAAAAAACAGCTACACCCATCCAGTCAGAGCCTCCTG ctgtGGAAGCCGCGGAGACAGAGG CCGTCCCTGAGCCAGAACCTCAAGCAGCACCTTCACCACAGGAGCCAAGACCTCCGGCCCCTGAAGCTGAAGTCGCGGCCCCCAGTGAAACCACTGAACCACCCCCAG ATGAGCCAGTGGTAGAAGCAGCCCCAGAGGAGGCAGCAGAACCACCTGCTGCACCTGTAGTTGAGGAGG AACCATCGCCCCCCTCTGAACCGTCCCCAGCTGAGCTTACAGAGCCGGCCCCTGCACCTGTTGTGGAGAGTG aaactacagcagcagcagcagaaagccCCGCAGCAGAGCCACCCGAGCCTCAGCCTGAAGTTGTGGCAGTGAGTG GCGTGGACTCAACACCTGCCTCTCTCACGGTCCCCTCACACACCCCCTACCTCCTTATTGGTGGAGGGACTGCCTCTTTCGCAGCTGCCCGGTCTATTCGAGCCAGAGACCCCGGTGCCAAG GTATTGATTGTGACTGATGAGCCAGACCTTCCATACATGAGACCACCTCTTTCTAAGGAACTGTGGTTCTCCGATGACCCTCGTGTGACGGAAACACTGCGTTTCAAACAGTGgaatggaaaggaaagaag TATCTACTTCCAGCCAGCATCATTCTACATTAATCCAGAGGAATTGGATAGTGCAGAAAATGGGGGAGTGGCTGTTCTCACTGGCAAAAAG GTGGTTCACATGGATGTGAGAGGAAACAAAGTCAAACTGGACGATGATACTGAGATTTCATATGACAAGTGTTTGATTGCTACAG GTGGTGTGCCAAGAAATCTCCAGGTCATTgaaagagcaggagaggaggtgaTGAAGAAGACAACTTTGTTCCGCAAG ATCGAGGACTTCAAATCATTGGATAAGGTCACCAGAAACATCAAGTCCATCACAATCATTGGAGGCGGCTTCTTGGGCAGCGAGCTGGCCTGTGCCCTCGGCAGGAGAT caaaTGAGTCTGACCTGGAAGTGATACAGATGTACCCTGAGAAGGGCAACATGGGAAAAGTTTTGCCTGAGTACCTGAGCAACTGGACAACAGAAAAAGTCAAGAGAG AGGGGGTAAAAGTCATCTCAGAAGCTTTGGTGAAGTCTGTGACCTGCAAAGATGATAAATTAGAAATTCAACTGAAGGATGGCCGATTG GTGAAAACCGATCACATTGTTGCAGCTGTTGGCCTGGAGCCCAGTGTTGACCTTGCTAAGTCAGCAGGTCTGGAGGTGGACTCTGATTTTGGTGGCTATCGGGTCAATGCAGAGCTGCAAGCTAGATCCAATATTTGGGTG GCAGGAGATGCTGCGTGTTTCTATGACATCAGACTGGGCCGCAGACGAGTGGAGCACCACGATCACGCCGTTGTGAGTGGAAGACTAGCAGGAGAGAACATGACTGGAGCCAACAAACCCTACTGGCATCAGTCTATGTTCTG GAGTGACCTGGGTCCTGATGTAGGCTACGAGGCGATTGGCATTGTGGACAGCAGTCTACCAACGGTAGGAGTGTTTGCCAAAGCCACTGCCAAGGATACACCTAAAGCTGCTACAGAGAAGTCAG GAACTGGGATCCGTTCAGAAAGTGAAACGGAGGACACGGCCACTAGCCCAGTGGCCTCTTCAACGCCTGCTCCTGCTGTGGAGCAGCACAAAGACGACTATGGGAAAGGAGTCATCTTCTACCTGAGAGACAAAGTGGTGGTGGGTATTATCCTGTGGAACGTGTTCAACAGAATGCCCATTGCAAGGAAG ATCATCAAGGATGGAGAGGAACATGCAGATCTGAATGAAGTGGCCAAGCTGTTCAACATCCATGAGGAATAA
- the aifm1 gene encoding apoptosis-inducing factor 1, mitochondrial isoform X1: protein MLKCRNVWKKLAPLARASSTVCRQNVRRAGLTNGRIPARVPVAHMSTGPTGGGGENQLYVLLVGAACLGGGIYAYQTIRGDQRRYQDRIDEIASRPYKAATEKTATPIQSEPPAVEAAETEAVPEPEPQAAPSPQEPRPPAPEAEVAAPSETTEPPPADEPVVEAAPEEAAEPPAAPVVEEEPSPPSEPSPAELTEPAPAPVVESETTAAAAESPAAEPPEPQPEVVAVSGVDSTPASLTVPSHTPYLLIGGGTASFAAARSIRARDPGAKVLIVTDEPDLPYMRPPLSKELWFSDDPRVTETLRFKQWNGKERSIYFQPASFYINPEELDSAENGGVAVLTGKKVVHMDVRGNKVKLDDDTEISYDKCLIATGGVPRNLQVIERAGEEVMKKTTLFRKIEDFKSLDKVTRNIKSITIIGGGFLGSELACALGRRSNESDLEVIQMYPEKGNMGKVLPEYLSNWTTEKVKREGVKVISEALVKSVTCKDDKLEIQLKDGRLVKTDHIVAAVGLEPSVDLAKSAGLEVDSDFGGYRVNAELQARSNIWVAGDAACFYDIRLGRRRVEHHDHAVVSGRLAGENMTGANKPYWHQSMFWSDLGPDVGYEAIGIVDSSLPTVGVFAKATAKDTPKAATEKSGTGIRSESETEDTATSPVASSTPAPAVEQHKDDYGKGVIFYLRDKVVVGIILWNVFNRMPIARKIIKDGEEHADLNEVAKLFNIHEE from the exons ATGCTGAAATGTAGAAACGTATGGAAAAAGCTTGCTCCTCTTGCTAGAGCCTCATCGACTGTGTGCCGGCAGAATGTGAGAAGAGCGG GGTTAACCAATGGCAGAATACCAGCACGTGTACCCGTGGCTCACATGTCCACCGGGCCTACAGGGGGAGGTGGAGAAAATCAGCTGTACGTCCTTTTGGTTGGAGCAGCCTGCCTTGGTGGTGGAATATAT gctTACCAAACTATCAGGGGAGACCAACGAAGATATCAGGACCGTATTGATGAAATTGCATCCAGACCATATAAAGCCGCTACAGAAAAAACAGCTACACCCATCCAGTCAGAGCCTCCTG ctgtGGAAGCCGCGGAGACAGAGG CCGTCCCTGAGCCAGAACCTCAAGCAGCACCTTCACCACAGGAGCCAAGACCTCCGGCCCCTGAAGCTGAAGTCGCGGCCCCCAGTGAAACCACTGAACCACCCCCAG CAGATGAGCCAGTGGTAGAAGCAGCCCCAGAGGAGGCAGCAGAACCACCTGCTGCACCTGTAGTTGAGGAGG AACCATCGCCCCCCTCTGAACCGTCCCCAGCTGAGCTTACAGAGCCGGCCCCTGCACCTGTTGTGGAGAGTG aaactacagcagcagcagcagaaagccCCGCAGCAGAGCCACCCGAGCCTCAGCCTGAAGTTGTGGCAGTGAGTG GCGTGGACTCAACACCTGCCTCTCTCACGGTCCCCTCACACACCCCCTACCTCCTTATTGGTGGAGGGACTGCCTCTTTCGCAGCTGCCCGGTCTATTCGAGCCAGAGACCCCGGTGCCAAG GTATTGATTGTGACTGATGAGCCAGACCTTCCATACATGAGACCACCTCTTTCTAAGGAACTGTGGTTCTCCGATGACCCTCGTGTGACGGAAACACTGCGTTTCAAACAGTGgaatggaaaggaaagaag TATCTACTTCCAGCCAGCATCATTCTACATTAATCCAGAGGAATTGGATAGTGCAGAAAATGGGGGAGTGGCTGTTCTCACTGGCAAAAAG GTGGTTCACATGGATGTGAGAGGAAACAAAGTCAAACTGGACGATGATACTGAGATTTCATATGACAAGTGTTTGATTGCTACAG GTGGTGTGCCAAGAAATCTCCAGGTCATTgaaagagcaggagaggaggtgaTGAAGAAGACAACTTTGTTCCGCAAG ATCGAGGACTTCAAATCATTGGATAAGGTCACCAGAAACATCAAGTCCATCACAATCATTGGAGGCGGCTTCTTGGGCAGCGAGCTGGCCTGTGCCCTCGGCAGGAGAT caaaTGAGTCTGACCTGGAAGTGATACAGATGTACCCTGAGAAGGGCAACATGGGAAAAGTTTTGCCTGAGTACCTGAGCAACTGGACAACAGAAAAAGTCAAGAGAG AGGGGGTAAAAGTCATCTCAGAAGCTTTGGTGAAGTCTGTGACCTGCAAAGATGATAAATTAGAAATTCAACTGAAGGATGGCCGATTG GTGAAAACCGATCACATTGTTGCAGCTGTTGGCCTGGAGCCCAGTGTTGACCTTGCTAAGTCAGCAGGTCTGGAGGTGGACTCTGATTTTGGTGGCTATCGGGTCAATGCAGAGCTGCAAGCTAGATCCAATATTTGGGTG GCAGGAGATGCTGCGTGTTTCTATGACATCAGACTGGGCCGCAGACGAGTGGAGCACCACGATCACGCCGTTGTGAGTGGAAGACTAGCAGGAGAGAACATGACTGGAGCCAACAAACCCTACTGGCATCAGTCTATGTTCTG GAGTGACCTGGGTCCTGATGTAGGCTACGAGGCGATTGGCATTGTGGACAGCAGTCTACCAACGGTAGGAGTGTTTGCCAAAGCCACTGCCAAGGATACACCTAAAGCTGCTACAGAGAAGTCAG GAACTGGGATCCGTTCAGAAAGTGAAACGGAGGACACGGCCACTAGCCCAGTGGCCTCTTCAACGCCTGCTCCTGCTGTGGAGCAGCACAAAGACGACTATGGGAAAGGAGTCATCTTCTACCTGAGAGACAAAGTGGTGGTGGGTATTATCCTGTGGAACGTGTTCAACAGAATGCCCATTGCAAGGAAG ATCATCAAGGATGGAGAGGAACATGCAGATCTGAATGAAGTGGCCAAGCTGTTCAACATCCATGAGGAATAA
- the aifm1 gene encoding apoptosis-inducing factor 1, mitochondrial isoform X3 has protein sequence MLKCRNVWKKLAPLARASSTVCRQNVRRAGLTNGRIPARVPVAHMSTGPTGGGGENQLYVLLVGAACLGGGIYAYQTIRGDQRRYQDRIDEIASRPYKAATEKTATPIQSEPPAVEAAETEAVPEPEPQAAPSPQEPRPPAPEAEVAAPSETTEPPPGVDSTPASLTVPSHTPYLLIGGGTASFAAARSIRARDPGAKVLIVTDEPDLPYMRPPLSKELWFSDDPRVTETLRFKQWNGKERSIYFQPASFYINPEELDSAENGGVAVLTGKKVVHMDVRGNKVKLDDDTEISYDKCLIATGGVPRNLQVIERAGEEVMKKTTLFRKIEDFKSLDKVTRNIKSITIIGGGFLGSELACALGRRSNESDLEVIQMYPEKGNMGKVLPEYLSNWTTEKVKREGVKVISEALVKSVTCKDDKLEIQLKDGRLVKTDHIVAAVGLEPSVDLAKSAGLEVDSDFGGYRVNAELQARSNIWVAGDAACFYDIRLGRRRVEHHDHAVVSGRLAGENMTGANKPYWHQSMFWSDLGPDVGYEAIGIVDSSLPTVGVFAKATAKDTPKAATEKSGTGIRSESETEDTATSPVASSTPAPAVEQHKDDYGKGVIFYLRDKVVVGIILWNVFNRMPIARKIIKDGEEHADLNEVAKLFNIHEE, from the exons ATGCTGAAATGTAGAAACGTATGGAAAAAGCTTGCTCCTCTTGCTAGAGCCTCATCGACTGTGTGCCGGCAGAATGTGAGAAGAGCGG GGTTAACCAATGGCAGAATACCAGCACGTGTACCCGTGGCTCACATGTCCACCGGGCCTACAGGGGGAGGTGGAGAAAATCAGCTGTACGTCCTTTTGGTTGGAGCAGCCTGCCTTGGTGGTGGAATATAT gctTACCAAACTATCAGGGGAGACCAACGAAGATATCAGGACCGTATTGATGAAATTGCATCCAGACCATATAAAGCCGCTACAGAAAAAACAGCTACACCCATCCAGTCAGAGCCTCCTG ctgtGGAAGCCGCGGAGACAGAGG CCGTCCCTGAGCCAGAACCTCAAGCAGCACCTTCACCACAGGAGCCAAGACCTCCGGCCCCTGAAGCTGAAGTCGCGGCCCCCAGTGAAACCACTGAACCACCCCCAG GCGTGGACTCAACACCTGCCTCTCTCACGGTCCCCTCACACACCCCCTACCTCCTTATTGGTGGAGGGACTGCCTCTTTCGCAGCTGCCCGGTCTATTCGAGCCAGAGACCCCGGTGCCAAG GTATTGATTGTGACTGATGAGCCAGACCTTCCATACATGAGACCACCTCTTTCTAAGGAACTGTGGTTCTCCGATGACCCTCGTGTGACGGAAACACTGCGTTTCAAACAGTGgaatggaaaggaaagaag TATCTACTTCCAGCCAGCATCATTCTACATTAATCCAGAGGAATTGGATAGTGCAGAAAATGGGGGAGTGGCTGTTCTCACTGGCAAAAAG GTGGTTCACATGGATGTGAGAGGAAACAAAGTCAAACTGGACGATGATACTGAGATTTCATATGACAAGTGTTTGATTGCTACAG GTGGTGTGCCAAGAAATCTCCAGGTCATTgaaagagcaggagaggaggtgaTGAAGAAGACAACTTTGTTCCGCAAG ATCGAGGACTTCAAATCATTGGATAAGGTCACCAGAAACATCAAGTCCATCACAATCATTGGAGGCGGCTTCTTGGGCAGCGAGCTGGCCTGTGCCCTCGGCAGGAGAT caaaTGAGTCTGACCTGGAAGTGATACAGATGTACCCTGAGAAGGGCAACATGGGAAAAGTTTTGCCTGAGTACCTGAGCAACTGGACAACAGAAAAAGTCAAGAGAG AGGGGGTAAAAGTCATCTCAGAAGCTTTGGTGAAGTCTGTGACCTGCAAAGATGATAAATTAGAAATTCAACTGAAGGATGGCCGATTG GTGAAAACCGATCACATTGTTGCAGCTGTTGGCCTGGAGCCCAGTGTTGACCTTGCTAAGTCAGCAGGTCTGGAGGTGGACTCTGATTTTGGTGGCTATCGGGTCAATGCAGAGCTGCAAGCTAGATCCAATATTTGGGTG GCAGGAGATGCTGCGTGTTTCTATGACATCAGACTGGGCCGCAGACGAGTGGAGCACCACGATCACGCCGTTGTGAGTGGAAGACTAGCAGGAGAGAACATGACTGGAGCCAACAAACCCTACTGGCATCAGTCTATGTTCTG GAGTGACCTGGGTCCTGATGTAGGCTACGAGGCGATTGGCATTGTGGACAGCAGTCTACCAACGGTAGGAGTGTTTGCCAAAGCCACTGCCAAGGATACACCTAAAGCTGCTACAGAGAAGTCAG GAACTGGGATCCGTTCAGAAAGTGAAACGGAGGACACGGCCACTAGCCCAGTGGCCTCTTCAACGCCTGCTCCTGCTGTGGAGCAGCACAAAGACGACTATGGGAAAGGAGTCATCTTCTACCTGAGAGACAAAGTGGTGGTGGGTATTATCCTGTGGAACGTGTTCAACAGAATGCCCATTGCAAGGAAG ATCATCAAGGATGGAGAGGAACATGCAGATCTGAATGAAGTGGCCAAGCTGTTCAACATCCATGAGGAATAA